A window from Candidatus Gracilibacteria bacterium encodes these proteins:
- a CDS encoding ABC transporter ATP-binding protein, whose product MDKKKIVIKCSKLKKTYETGLLSVEVLKGIDIEVHEGEFVAIMGPSGSGKSTLMNIIGCLDKPTSGKYELSGEDVSEMDSKQLAGVRGDKIGFIFQSFNLLSVSVTENVGLPLIYSQKVPISQRQELVEKALRSAALEEERWHHKPNELSGGQKQRVAIARALVNEPDIVLADEPTGALDSKTGAFILETFRRINKEEGRTIVMITHELDVAEHADRIIHLKDGLISDKAGNFTT is encoded by the coding sequence ATGGATAAGAAGAAAATTGTCATTAAATGTTCTAAGCTAAAAAAAACCTATGAGACGGGTCTGCTTTCCGTTGAAGTCTTGAAAGGAATAGATATTGAAGTTCATGAAGGAGAATTCGTAGCCATCATGGGGCCTTCGGGTTCAGGAAAGTCCACCCTCATGAATATTATTGGATGCTTGGACAAACCCACCTCGGGCAAATATGAGCTCAGCGGAGAAGATGTTTCCGAAATGGATTCAAAACAGTTGGCCGGAGTGCGTGGAGATAAAATTGGATTCATCTTTCAATCCTTCAATCTTTTATCTGTGAGCGTAACCGAGAATGTTGGCTTGCCTTTGATTTATTCCCAAAAAGTCCCCATTTCCCAAAGACAAGAGTTGGTGGAAAAGGCCTTACGGTCCGCTGCACTGGAGGAAGAGCGGTGGCACCACAAGCCCAATGAACTCTCGGGAGGACAGAAACAACGAGTCGCCATTGCACGAGCGCTGGTGAATGAGCCCGACATTGTCCTGGCAGACGAACCCACGGGAGCCCTGGATTCTAAAACCGGAGCATTTATCCTGGAAACCTTCCGTCGCATCAACAAAGAGGAAGGACGCACCATTGTGATGATCACTCACGAACTCGATGTGGCTGAGCACGCCGACCGCATCATCCATTTAAAAGACGGCTTAATCAGCGATAAAGCATGAAATTTTACGACTTAA
- a CDS encoding HlyD family efflux transporter periplasmic adaptor subunit, translated as MKAKILTLLKAWSGRILLAVVLLSVGAYFLLRGGETTEDYLLLGTVEQGDITLSISESGQVSDAEEIELTPEASAKVTGTFVDEGTFVTAGQLLLSLDSAEASFEVEDAQISLAQAQQDLEELGAPGDEIDIKRGENDVTEAENSITQLTATYETNTADLLEQIEDYQKDITDIQETDLPSAFNSAYNEVTNVFVDLPEAYGEIKDILQGSIQGQKGLSYYSDQIGSEGEQQQAKVESAFSEAQSYYNDALALYESSDREDSESLKELIDSTYEALSSLSDTLKELDVFLSMVYEEEPTDAYMLAHRETVAENIATINPYLSSIYTEVEGIDDLYESIEDTNDLIAEAQQDILDLEEDYTLDLVGLNLTLEEKQLDLEDLQNSDTDELDYRAQELVVRQRENTLAKAQEAYGDYFLYAAVDGYIATWDVSEGDSVSSSTVVGTLIDNNKQVVVSLNELDILDIELGQTAKVSFDAIPDFEAEGVVVKKDISGTVTSGVVTYEVTLSVQSDDERILTGMSAAVDIVLLSKPGVTLVSKVAIKEDRDGKYVELVKNADSLEMQPFYTPDAVETEKVYLEVGDEDEVNAEVLSGVEVGDRIVLSTISLSSEEENASTGFALPGGGGGAGSGEFTPPSGANFEGGPPSF; from the coding sequence ATGAAAGCAAAAATTCTCACACTATTAAAGGCTTGGAGTGGTCGTATCCTTTTAGCAGTCGTTCTCCTTTCGGTAGGAGCCTATTTTCTGTTGAGAGGCGGAGAAACCACCGAGGACTACCTCCTGCTGGGAACTGTTGAACAAGGCGACATCACCCTTTCCATTTCAGAATCGGGCCAAGTGAGCGATGCGGAAGAGATTGAGCTCACCCCTGAGGCCTCAGCCAAAGTGACCGGCACCTTCGTGGATGAAGGAACTTTCGTTACGGCGGGTCAGCTGCTTTTGAGTCTGGACTCCGCAGAGGCCTCCTTTGAGGTAGAGGATGCACAGATCAGTCTGGCTCAAGCTCAGCAGGATCTTGAGGAACTGGGCGCGCCGGGGGATGAAATCGACATAAAAAGAGGAGAGAATGATGTGACTGAAGCGGAAAACTCCATCACTCAGCTCACAGCCACTTACGAAACCAATACCGCTGATCTTCTTGAACAAATTGAAGACTATCAAAAAGACATCACCGATATTCAAGAAACCGACTTACCTTCCGCTTTCAATTCTGCCTACAACGAAGTGACTAATGTTTTTGTTGATCTTCCTGAAGCCTATGGAGAGATCAAAGACATCCTTCAAGGAAGCATCCAAGGTCAGAAAGGTCTCTCGTACTATTCAGATCAAATAGGATCGGAGGGCGAACAGCAACAAGCAAAAGTTGAGAGCGCATTTTCTGAAGCACAATCGTACTACAACGATGCCTTAGCTCTCTATGAATCCAGCGACCGAGAAGACAGTGAATCTTTAAAAGAGCTTATCGATAGCACCTACGAAGCCCTCTCCTCCCTTTCCGATACGCTCAAGGAGTTGGATGTGTTTTTATCCATGGTGTACGAGGAAGAGCCTACCGATGCTTATATGCTCGCTCACCGAGAAACCGTTGCTGAAAACATCGCCACCATCAACCCCTACCTTTCCTCCATTTATACTGAAGTGGAAGGCATTGATGACCTCTATGAGTCCATTGAAGACACCAACGATCTCATCGCGGAGGCCCAGCAGGATATCCTTGATTTGGAAGAGGACTATACTCTTGATTTGGTGGGCTTGAACCTCACTTTGGAAGAAAAACAATTGGATCTTGAAGATTTACAAAATTCAGACACGGATGAACTCGACTACAGGGCCCAAGAACTCGTGGTGAGACAAAGAGAAAACACTTTAGCGAAGGCTCAAGAAGCCTACGGCGATTACTTTCTCTACGCAGCGGTGGATGGATACATTGCTACATGGGATGTGAGCGAGGGAGACTCTGTTTCATCCTCAACGGTTGTGGGCACCTTGATCGATAACAATAAACAAGTGGTGGTTTCACTCAACGAGTTGGACATTTTGGATATTGAACTGGGCCAAACCGCAAAAGTCTCGTTTGATGCCATCCCAGATTTTGAAGCCGAAGGAGTCGTGGTAAAAAAAGATATTTCAGGAACGGTCACTTCTGGGGTGGTGACTTATGAGGTCACCCTTTCTGTCCAATCGGACGATGAGCGCATTCTCACAGGCATGTCGGCGGCCGTAGATATTGTTTTGCTCTCTAAACCGGGGGTCACCTTGGTTTCCAAAGTTGCCATTAAAGAAGACCGAGACGGAAAATATGTGGAGCTCGTTAAGAATGCAGACTCACTCGAAATGCAGCCGTTCTACACCCCAGACGCCGTCGAAACAGAAAAGGTCTACCTTGAAGTGGGCGATGAAGATGAGGTGAACGCCGAAGTGCTTTCCGGAGTGGAAGTGGGAGACCGAATTGTCCTCAGCACCATCAGCTTGAGCAGTGAAGAAGAGAATGCTTCCACTGGCTTTGCACTTCCCGGTGGCGGTGGAGGCGCCGGCAGTGGCGAATTCACGCCACCCAGTGGAGCTAATTTTGAAGGGGGTCCACCTAGTTTCTAA
- a CDS encoding GerMN domain-containing protein: protein MILALILLVVLGIGIGGVFWIRSENEAQTVQLFYYNADKDLDSAGNIQCSEAGLVPVERMLEPSESPLRDALELLLKGELTPEEKNTGITTEFPLEGLSLTQLDLEEGVLTLTFEDPKNKTSGGSCRVGILWKQIEATAKQFSAVKEVKFSPEWLFQP, encoded by the coding sequence ATGATTCTCGCGCTTATTCTACTGGTTGTTTTAGGTATTGGGATTGGTGGTGTATTTTGGATTCGGTCTGAGAATGAGGCACAAACGGTGCAGCTTTTTTATTATAATGCCGACAAAGATTTGGACAGCGCCGGAAATATACAGTGCAGTGAGGCCGGACTTGTTCCTGTGGAACGGATGCTCGAACCCAGTGAGTCCCCGCTAAGGGATGCCCTTGAACTTTTACTTAAGGGTGAATTGACCCCAGAAGAAAAAAACACCGGCATCACTACTGAGTTTCCGTTGGAAGGCTTAAGCTTAACTCAGCTTGATTTGGAGGAAGGGGTCTTGACCCTCACTTTTGAAGATCCCAAGAATAAAACCAGTGGCGGCTCTTGCCGTGTTGGTATCTTATGGAAGCAAATTGAGGCCACTGCGAAACAGTTTTCGGCCGTCAAAGAGGTGAAGTTCTCGCCGGAGTGGTTGTTTCAGCCCTAG